From a region of the Corallococcus coralloides DSM 2259 genome:
- a CDS encoding glutaredoxin family protein, with product MRVDIYSKPRCSLCEKALAVVVDVQARLPFELYVTDILQSPDLFETWRYDIPVVLIDGVPAFKHRVDAETLEVRIREVMNGIPIAKTVGQDG from the coding sequence ATGCGAGTCGATATCTACTCGAAACCCCGGTGTTCCCTCTGTGAGAAGGCCCTCGCCGTGGTCGTCGACGTGCAGGCCCGGCTGCCGTTCGAGCTCTACGTCACCGACATCCTCCAGAGCCCGGACCTCTTCGAGACCTGGCGTTACGACATCCCCGTGGTCCTCATCGACGGGGTGCCCGCCTTCAAGCACCGCGTCGACGCGGAGACCCTGGAAGTCCGGATCCGCGAGGTGATGAATGGCATACCCATTGCTAAAACCGTGGGCCAGGATGGGTAA
- a CDS encoding GGDEF domain-containing protein, translated as MGVKRKRAGKSGQPPTVLLVEPRAEDLERTRALLGEAGFRVVPLTRFDAAVPLFEVIRPDAVLLAAQPPDFAAIQTARRLRQVGKGTVPMMYLVDSHDRDAWRFCVEKGQCVDVVPRTVDGAELSMKLHAQMRLKQSVERAAAGEEAGTALALHDPVTGLYNRPFLLALIGLEARRTERYGGTFSVVAAEVTGWSALRKEHGKGMAERLLVYSAVVLGQTVREADAVARVGDSQFAMLLPGTPAEAVPEVLARVEARFEAARFQMEGRVVRTALELGAVSFPDTVGAPTQLLGAALQTLRRTRELRRAAGPARLMSV; from the coding sequence GTGGGTGTGAAGCGCAAGCGAGCGGGAAAGTCGGGCCAGCCTCCTACGGTGCTGCTGGTGGAGCCGCGCGCGGAGGACCTGGAGCGCACCCGGGCGCTCCTGGGGGAGGCCGGCTTCCGCGTGGTCCCCCTGACGCGCTTCGACGCGGCGGTGCCCCTGTTCGAGGTGATCCGTCCGGATGCCGTCCTGCTGGCCGCGCAGCCGCCGGACTTCGCGGCGATCCAGACGGCGCGGCGCCTGCGCCAGGTGGGCAAGGGCACGGTTCCGATGATGTACCTGGTGGATTCGCACGACCGGGACGCGTGGCGCTTCTGCGTGGAGAAGGGGCAGTGCGTGGACGTGGTGCCGCGCACGGTGGACGGCGCGGAGCTGTCCATGAAGCTGCACGCGCAGATGCGGCTCAAGCAGTCGGTGGAGCGCGCGGCCGCGGGTGAAGAGGCCGGCACGGCGCTGGCGCTGCACGACCCGGTGACGGGGCTCTACAACCGGCCCTTCCTGCTGGCCCTCATCGGATTGGAGGCACGGCGGACGGAGCGTTACGGCGGGACCTTCTCGGTGGTGGCGGCGGAGGTGACGGGGTGGAGCGCGCTTCGCAAGGAGCACGGCAAGGGCATGGCGGAGCGGCTGCTCGTCTACAGCGCGGTGGTGCTGGGACAGACGGTGCGCGAGGCCGACGCGGTGGCGCGGGTGGGGGACAGTCAGTTCGCCATGCTGCTGCCGGGCACGCCCGCGGAGGCGGTGCCGGAGGTGCTGGCGCGGGTGGAGGCCCGGTTCGAGGCCGCCCGGTTCCAGATGGAGGGTCGCGTGGTGCGCACGGCGCTGGAGCTGGGGGCGGTGAGCTTCCCGGACACGGTGGGGGCGCCCACCCAGCTGCTGGGCGCGGCACTTCAGACCTTGAGGCGTACACGCGAGCTTCGGCGGGCAGCCGGTCCAGCCCGTCTGATGTCGGTTTGA
- a CDS encoding sigma-54-dependent transcriptional regulator, with translation MDRIAVLVVDDEESVRTFLSELLGSSGYQVRCASSGSQALEMLSGGSFDAVLLDVVMPEMSGLEVLRRYRSTGGTAPVIVLSALSGADDAVRALKMGASDYLAKPFGNDELQDVLARALGTRVPERQATAPAPRVVLTPAEAAAEARVLISTSPAMRRARALVERIADTDVPVLLLGESGTGKEVIAREIHARSQRHGRPFIKVNCAALPGELLESELFGHERGAFTGATAEKPGKFELADQGTIFLDEIGEMAIRLQAKLLQVLQDEEFFRVGGKKSVRVDSRVVVATNRDLEKEIALGNFREDLYYRLNVVAIRLPPLRERREDVVPLTDHFLKKYGRGFMTNVSELPSEVLHAFSDYEWPGNVRELENMVRRLCVLKDPTLVLDEIHAGGRAPASAPSLPTSFGGGDDFMPPPSRHMDESARVFAAPPSAVATASGSGVQVLEMPARGALTPVPVAEATPFNAVAPQRYANPFDAPQPPPPPPPAGELSLKDIGKRAAMLAEREAILAMLQRTAWNKRRAAGKLRISYKALLYKIKECGIIDPRASAEF, from the coding sequence ATGGATCGGATCGCGGTGCTGGTGGTGGATGACGAGGAGTCGGTGCGCACGTTCCTGTCCGAGCTGTTGGGCAGCTCGGGGTACCAGGTGCGCTGTGCGTCCAGCGGTTCTCAGGCGCTGGAGATGCTCTCTGGCGGCTCGTTCGACGCGGTGCTGCTGGATGTGGTGATGCCGGAGATGAGTGGTCTGGAGGTGCTGCGCCGCTACCGGAGCACGGGCGGCACGGCGCCGGTCATCGTGTTGAGCGCGCTGTCGGGCGCGGACGACGCGGTGCGCGCGTTGAAGATGGGCGCCTCCGACTATCTGGCGAAGCCCTTTGGCAACGACGAGCTGCAGGACGTGCTCGCGCGCGCCCTGGGGACCCGCGTGCCGGAGCGTCAGGCGACCGCGCCCGCGCCCCGCGTGGTGTTGACGCCCGCGGAGGCCGCGGCGGAGGCCCGCGTGCTCATCTCCACGTCGCCGGCCATGCGCCGCGCGCGTGCGCTGGTGGAGCGCATCGCGGACACGGACGTGCCGGTGCTGCTCCTGGGTGAGTCCGGCACGGGCAAGGAAGTGATTGCCCGCGAGATTCACGCGCGCAGCCAGCGCCATGGCCGGCCGTTCATCAAGGTGAACTGCGCGGCGCTGCCGGGTGAGCTGCTGGAGAGCGAGCTGTTCGGCCACGAGCGCGGCGCCTTCACGGGCGCCACGGCGGAGAAGCCGGGCAAGTTCGAGCTGGCGGATCAGGGCACCATCTTCCTGGACGAGATTGGCGAGATGGCCATCCGCCTCCAGGCGAAGCTGCTCCAGGTGCTGCAGGACGAGGAGTTCTTCCGCGTCGGCGGCAAGAAGAGCGTTCGCGTGGACAGCCGCGTGGTGGTGGCGACGAACCGCGACCTGGAGAAGGAGATCGCGCTCGGCAACTTCCGCGAGGACCTGTACTACCGCCTCAACGTGGTGGCCATCCGCCTGCCGCCCCTTCGCGAGCGCCGCGAGGACGTGGTGCCGCTCACCGACCACTTCCTGAAGAAGTACGGCCGGGGCTTCATGACGAACGTGTCCGAGCTGCCCTCGGAGGTGCTCCACGCGTTCAGCGACTACGAGTGGCCGGGCAACGTGCGCGAGCTGGAGAACATGGTTCGCCGGCTGTGCGTGCTGAAGGACCCCACCCTGGTGCTGGATGAAATCCACGCCGGGGGCCGTGCTCCGGCGAGCGCCCCGTCGCTGCCCACGTCCTTCGGTGGTGGGGACGACTTCATGCCGCCTCCGTCGCGTCACATGGACGAGTCCGCCCGCGTCTTCGCGGCGCCTCCGTCCGCGGTCGCGACGGCATCGGGTTCGGGAGTGCAGGTGCTGGAGATGCCTGCGCGCGGCGCGCTGACGCCGGTCCCGGTCGCGGAAGCCACGCCGTTCAACGCCGTGGCGCCGCAGCGCTACGCGAACCCGTTCGACGCTCCGCAGCCTCCGCCCCCGCCGCCTCCGGCCGGGGAGCTGTCGCTCAAGGACATCGGCAAGCGCGCGGCGATGCTCGCGGAGCGCGAGGCCATCCTCGCGATGCTCCAGCGCACCGCGTGGAACAAGCGCCGCGCGGCGGGCAAGCTGCGCATCAGCTACAAGGCACTGCTCTACAAGATCAAGGAGTGCGGCATCATCGACCCTCGCGCGAGCGCGGAGTTCTGA